One Nitrospira sp. genomic region harbors:
- a CDS encoding type II toxin-antitoxin system RelE/ParE family toxin: MPYEVVFPSERVEREFQKSLEYVPADYREAIVTAIRSLATNPKPQGKRTKKLTGQLIVLQFTAEYRLRIGPYRVLYDVDDQRKKVVILKLAKRDKHTYK, from the coding sequence TTGCCCTACGAAGTCGTCTTTCCTAGCGAGCGAGTCGAACGCGAATTTCAAAAGTCATTAGAGTATGTTCCTGCCGACTACCGTGAAGCCATTGTCACTGCCATCCGATCCCTCGCAACGAATCCAAAACCTCAAGGCAAAAGAACTAAGAAGCTCACCGGTCAGCTCATTGTGTTGCAATTCACCGCTGAGTATCGCCTCCGTATCGGCCCTTACCGGGTCCTGTACGACGTCGATGACCAGCGAAAGAAAGTAGTGATCTTGAAACTCGCCAAGCGGGATAAGCACACATACAAATAA
- a CDS encoding BTAD domain-containing putative transcriptional regulator has product MPRQAAALAKLTLPRLHAVRHRKRLFDLVKERCRHHPLVWVAGPPGAGKTSLIASYLTEYKQRTLWYHIDPGDADLATFFHYLSQAAKAAAGRKQLRVPALTPEFMADVPGFTRRFMRELWSKVPLPAVMVLDNYQELPMEALLHKMLPIALAEFPHGAALIVISREGAPEPFARELVHNGVGHIQWEDLRLTLEETALLAEPVSDIDEETVRSLHAKANGWIAGTVLMLERLKANETWNGPTLSETMTEVFHYFADHVFARTDLRTREVLMRTAILPWITGPMAEEVSGHPDAAQVVRNLYQRGLFVDRRADVQVRYQYHDLFRDFLLDRCRVHFDAETLRSIKRTAAEVAERSAQQDTAVALYAETRSWDELSRLICEMSETMITQGRYQTLQRYISLLPTDERQQHPWLLYWSGISRLVFDPVAARKDLESGYQQFEHNQDIAGLFLSCSGIIDSYYCGVDDMAPAIAWGDRLEGLLRQNGGFPSSSVEATVLANLQGLMLACPHHPLLVQLEGSIDRILRSIEDPRKCLSVAIAFIILLLWMGEFRRVRKIMDYLNARLDNVTLPPFLQLDWKAKEATYAWCTRYEKNAGVKIQEAFAIAEQFGIHIFKPMIWGQQAHDALAAGNDQEAERAVDLLLAAIQPHQRLALGQCSFYQAGIAFLRNDLSSALKHAEQAVTNTVDLCLPFLTATSRIGLAKVLIELGETGKATEQLDAALKYAKVMRSIFTEVLCLLAKASLELKEKHIDQANETMQKGLRIAHQNDYLCLDYWWRPTMMAELLAHALEADIEVEYVRSVIRRRGLRAPSAAALKHWPYPVKISTLGRFEIVIDGVSLTTTGKTQRKPLELLKYLCAAGPQGANQDLVEEALWPDADGEAANQAFRTTLHRLRKLLRHDAAVLLSNRHVSLDPSLVSLDHIVFEHKARHVDLTNLVTIEKTLELYRGHFLQGETASWALPVRERLRARLLELTECLGERLEERGEVNEAAQQYLRALEVEPVAEVMCRRLMMTYVRLGRRSEAIGVYQRFSQALQTKLGVSPTPETISLYRTIATASTLLG; this is encoded by the coding sequence ATGCCACGCCAGGCTGCCGCACTGGCAAAACTCACGCTTCCCCGCCTCCATGCGGTGCGGCATCGTAAGCGCCTCTTCGATCTGGTCAAAGAACGCTGTCGCCACCATCCGCTGGTCTGGGTCGCCGGACCACCAGGAGCGGGCAAGACCTCCCTTATCGCCAGCTATCTCACCGAATACAAGCAGCGCACCCTGTGGTATCACATCGATCCCGGTGACGCCGATCTCGCCACATTTTTTCATTACCTCTCGCAGGCCGCGAAAGCCGCAGCCGGGAGGAAGCAACTTCGCGTACCGGCGCTGACACCGGAATTCATGGCGGATGTGCCGGGATTCACGAGAAGGTTCATGCGCGAGCTGTGGTCGAAGGTTCCCTTGCCAGCTGTGATGGTTCTTGACAACTATCAAGAGCTTCCAATGGAAGCCCTTCTCCACAAGATGCTCCCCATTGCGCTGGCTGAGTTTCCCCACGGAGCGGCACTCATTGTCATCAGCCGCGAAGGTGCTCCGGAGCCGTTCGCAAGAGAACTGGTGCACAACGGGGTAGGACACATTCAGTGGGAAGATCTGCGGCTGACGCTCGAAGAAACTGCCTTGTTGGCAGAGCCTGTGTCTGACATAGATGAAGAAACTGTCAGATCTCTTCATGCCAAAGCCAATGGGTGGATAGCCGGCACCGTACTGATGTTGGAAAGGTTGAAAGCGAATGAGACTTGGAACGGGCCTACTCTGTCCGAAACGATGACCGAGGTGTTTCACTACTTTGCAGACCATGTCTTTGCGCGCACAGATCTCCGCACCAGAGAAGTATTGATGCGCACGGCGATTCTCCCTTGGATAACTGGGCCGATGGCAGAAGAAGTCAGCGGTCATCCCGATGCCGCGCAGGTCGTTCGCAATCTGTACCAACGAGGCCTGTTCGTGGATCGACGTGCCGACGTACAGGTGCGCTATCAATATCATGATCTGTTTCGTGATTTTCTTTTGGATCGATGTCGTGTGCATTTTGACGCGGAGACACTGCGGAGCATCAAACGCACTGCCGCGGAAGTGGCGGAACGATCTGCGCAGCAAGATACCGCCGTTGCACTCTACGCGGAAACACGGTCTTGGGACGAGTTAAGTCGTCTGATCTGTGAGATGAGCGAGACCATGATCACCCAGGGGCGCTATCAAACACTACAGAGATACATTTCTCTCCTTCCGACAGATGAGCGGCAACAACATCCATGGCTCCTCTATTGGTCTGGGATAAGTCGATTAGTGTTCGATCCTGTCGCGGCACGGAAAGATTTGGAGTCTGGCTACCAGCAGTTTGAGCACAATCAAGACATTGCAGGGTTATTCCTTTCCTGCAGCGGCATAATCGACTCCTACTACTGCGGAGTGGATGACATGGCGCCCGCAATCGCGTGGGGTGATCGGCTTGAAGGCCTTCTTCGTCAAAACGGAGGGTTCCCTTCGTCGAGCGTCGAGGCAACGGTTCTGGCGAATCTCCAGGGGCTGATGTTGGCCTGCCCGCACCATCCACTATTGGTACAACTGGAAGGCTCTATAGATCGCATACTGAGATCAATTGAAGATCCGCGGAAGTGTCTCAGCGTGGCCATTGCCTTCATAATACTTCTGCTTTGGATGGGAGAGTTTAGAAGAGTTCGCAAAATTATGGATTATCTTAATGCGCGTCTTGATAATGTTACTCTACCGCCTTTCTTGCAACTCGATTGGAAAGCCAAGGAGGCTACCTATGCATGGTGTACCAGGTACGAGAAGAATGCAGGCGTAAAGATTCAGGAAGCGTTTGCGATCGCAGAACAATTTGGCATTCACATCTTTAAACCAATGATTTGGGGCCAGCAAGCCCACGATGCCCTGGCAGCTGGAAATGACCAAGAAGCAGAAAGAGCCGTAGATTTATTGCTGGCCGCGATTCAGCCTCATCAACGACTTGCGCTGGGACAGTGTAGCTTTTATCAAGCCGGCATTGCTTTTCTAAGGAATGACTTGAGCTCTGCACTAAAACATGCTGAACAAGCCGTTACCAACACGGTTGACTTATGTTTGCCTTTCTTAACGGCAACGAGTCGGATAGGACTGGCTAAGGTACTGATTGAATTAGGTGAGACAGGAAAAGCTACAGAACAACTAGACGCAGCGCTTAAATATGCAAAGGTCATGCGCAGTATTTTCACGGAAGTTCTTTGTCTGCTGGCGAAAGCCTCCCTTGAACTAAAGGAAAAACACATCGATCAAGCCAATGAGACGATGCAGAAAGGACTCAGAATTGCTCACCAGAACGATTATCTTTGTCTAGATTATTGGTGGCGGCCTACAATGATGGCTGAACTACTCGCGCATGCGTTGGAGGCCGATATCGAGGTCGAGTATGTGCGCAGCGTCATTCGTCGCCGCGGTTTGCGTGCGCCATCTGCTGCTGCGCTGAAACACTGGCCCTACCCCGTGAAAATTTCGACCTTGGGGAGATTCGAGATTGTGATTGATGGTGTTTCCTTAACCACTACCGGGAAAACTCAGCGTAAGCCTCTCGAACTCTTGAAGTACCTCTGTGCAGCTGGACCGCAAGGCGCCAATCAAGATCTCGTCGAAGAGGCTTTATGGCCCGACGCGGACGGAGAAGCCGCCAACCAGGCGTTTCGAACAACGCTCCACCGGCTCCGGAAGCTCCTGCGGCATGACGCCGCCGTACTACTCTCTAATCGCCACGTCTCGCTCGATCCATCGCTGGTGTCGCTGGATCACATAGTTTTTGAGCACAAGGCCCGGCACGTCGACCTCACGAATCTCGTGACCATTGAGAAAACGCTCGAGCTATATCGTGGACATTTTCTGCAAGGCGAGACCGCTTCCTGGGCCTTGCCGGTTCGGGAGCGATTGCGCGCCCGGTTACTCGAGCTCACAGAGTGCTTGGGTGAACGCTTGGAAGAGCGAGGGGAAGTCAATGAAGCGGCCCAGCAATATCTTCGTGCCCTTGAGGTGGAACCGGTGGCAGAAGTGATGTGCCGACGCCTGATGATGACCTATGTGCGATTAGGGCGTCGATCCGAGGCCATCGGGGTCTATCAACGTTTCAGCCAGGCTCTACAAACCAAACTCGGCGTTTCTCCGACTCCAGAAACCATCTCGCTTTACCGCACCATCGCAACAGCCTCAACCCTACTGGGCTGA
- the ispH gene encoding 4-hydroxy-3-methylbut-2-enyl diphosphate reductase, giving the protein MKIYLANPRGFCAGVDRAIDIVDLSLKKYGAPIYVRHEIVHSRHVVNSLRQKGAVFVEELNEVPEGSVVIFSAHGVAKSVWEEANQRRLHVIDATCPLVIKVHNEVNRDYTQGYDLILIGHAGHPEVIGTLGQIPDKFHLVSSVKDVEELRVENTVNLSYVTQTTLSVDECRDIVGALHQRFPNIKGPHQEDICYATQNRQNAVKELSRLVDVILVIGSPNSSNSNRLRELGEQCGIPSYLIDSAADIDPAWLQGAKAVGIAAGASAPEILVTEVVAFLTASEPSDVEELTVIEEDVEFLLPKELVQIESSKKPVASIAG; this is encoded by the coding sequence ATGAAGATCTATCTCGCCAATCCTCGTGGATTTTGTGCCGGTGTTGATCGGGCGATCGATATCGTGGATCTGTCTCTCAAGAAGTACGGTGCCCCTATTTATGTACGTCACGAGATTGTTCATAGCCGTCATGTGGTGAATTCGCTCCGGCAAAAAGGCGCGGTTTTCGTGGAAGAGTTGAACGAAGTCCCGGAAGGGTCGGTCGTGATCTTCAGTGCACACGGCGTGGCGAAGTCGGTCTGGGAGGAGGCGAATCAACGTCGTCTCCATGTGATCGACGCGACTTGTCCGCTGGTGATCAAAGTCCATAACGAAGTGAACCGCGATTATACCCAGGGATATGATCTGATCCTGATCGGTCATGCCGGTCACCCGGAAGTGATCGGGACGCTGGGTCAGATTCCCGACAAGTTCCATTTGGTGTCCTCGGTCAAAGATGTCGAAGAACTGAGAGTGGAGAACACCGTCAACCTTTCGTATGTCACACAGACGACGTTGAGTGTGGATGAATGTCGGGACATCGTCGGGGCACTGCACCAGCGGTTTCCAAACATTAAAGGGCCACACCAAGAAGATATCTGTTACGCGACGCAAAACCGGCAGAATGCCGTCAAAGAATTGTCTCGCTTGGTGGATGTCATTCTGGTCATCGGATCTCCGAACAGCTCCAATTCCAATCGTCTACGCGAACTGGGAGAGCAGTGCGGGATCCCTTCTTATCTCATCGATTCAGCCGCCGACATCGATCCTGCGTGGCTGCAAGGGGCCAAGGCAGTCGGGATTGCGGCCGGTGCGTCGGCACCGGAAATTCTGGTCACGGAAGTAGTCGCGTTCTTAACAGCCTCGGAACCGTCCGATGTTGAAGAACTCACGGTGATCGAGGAAGATGTCGAATTCCTCCTGCCGAAGGAACTCGTCCAGATAGAATCCTCAAAGAAGCCAGTAGCTAGTATCGCTGGCTAG